In Nymphaea colorata isolate Beijing-Zhang1983 chromosome 5, ASM883128v2, whole genome shotgun sequence, one genomic interval encodes:
- the LOC116253940 gene encoding exocyst complex component EXO70H1-like encodes MMATKATLLSLFSSRERGRGDGELYSAIAASSGSSGRLASATPRRLNSFQVRDILSRAQAFVSKWDPNSSAYAKITSLWYESRQEAKEYVRSVIELQAAMLFLASSNPSSPDLIRAQSLMQTAMKRLEKEFYQILAANRDYLDPESVSGRSSTSTLEFEDDMNLDDEIREVGKSIGDVERVSALAMADLASIAECMIATGYGKECVKVYMIVRKSIIDEGLYRLGVERLSSSRMKKMDWGIMEMKIKGWIHAVKIAVKTLFYGERILCDHVFATSQHIREACFASITKEGAQLLFGFPEAVARGKKSPEKMFKMLDLYDAIAELWPDIESTFSCESSSAVRAQAVSALTKLGEAVRSMLADFEAAMQKDSAKTPVPRGGLHPLTRYVMNFLSLLADYRDILADIVAGWPMKKSLPVEISDRIDDNPISGRFAWLILVLLCKLDSKVSLYRDVAVSYLFLTNNLNYIIGKVQSSNLRFILGDMWLQLHTEKLRQYAISYVQTAWSKVAEALTEFPEEPDAESGREAFRRFSASFEEAYQSQTASIVTDDRLRESLKLSIARMVVPAYRSFHGRFSGLLMEEEGQSVVRYSPEDLENYISDLFYGSSASGSATSSIQSQGSSL; translated from the coding sequence ATGATGGCAACGAAAGCAACCTTACTCAGCCTTTTTTCTTccagagaaagaggaagaggagatgGGGAGCTTTACTCCGCCATAGCCGCTTCCTCCGGCTCATCTGGCCGCCTCGCTTCGGCGACTCCACGTCGCCTCAATTCCTTCCAGGTTCGGGACATCCTCTCCCGCGCACAGGCGTTCGTCTCCAAGTGGGATCCCAACTCCTCCGCCTATGCCAAGATCACTTCCCTCTGGTACGAGAGCCGCCAGGAGGCCAAGGAGTACGTTCGCTCCGTGATCGAGCTCCAGGCCGCCATGCTGTTCCTTGCCTCCAGTAACCCGTCCTCGCCGGACCTCATCCGCGCGCAGAGCCTGATGCAGACCGCCATGAAGCGGTTAGAGAAGGAGTTCTACCAGATACTCGCCGCTAACCGCGACTACCTGGACCCCGAATCCGTCTCGGGCCGGTCGTCCACCAGCACTTTGGAGTTCGAGGACGATATGAACTTGGACGACGAGATCAGGGAGGTCGGGAAGTCGATTGGCGATGTGGAGAGGGTGTCCGCGCTGGCCATGGCGGATCTCGCCTCCATCGCCGAGTGTATGATCGCCACCGGGTACGGAAAAGAGTGCGTGAAGGTTTATATGATCGTGCGGAAGTCCATCATCGACGAGGGGCTCTACCGTCTCGGTGTCGAGCGATTGAGCTCCTCCCggatgaaaaagatggattgGGGAATCATGGAGATGAAGATCAAAGGATGGATACATGCCGTAAAGATCGCCGTCAAGACGCTCTTTTACGGCGAGCGTATCCTCTGCGATCATGTCTTCGCTACGTCCCAACACATCCGGGAAGCGTGCTTCGCGTCCATCACCAAGGAAGGAGCGCAACTGCTCTTCGGCTTCCCTGAAGCTGTCGCCAGAGGAAAGAAGTCGCCGGAGAAGATGTTCAAGATGCTTGATCTATACGACGCGATCGCGGAGCTCTGGCCGGATATAGAGTCCACCTTCTCCTGCGAGTCATCCAGCGCCGTGCGAGCCCAGGCCGTCTCCGCGCTCACCAAGCTCGGCGAGGCCGTCCGATCGATGCTGGCGGATTTCGAGGCGGCGATGCAGAAGGACTCGGCCAAGACGCCCGTGCCGAGAGGCGGCCTCCATCCTCTCACGCGCTACGTCATGAACTTCCTCTCCCTCCTTGCTGATTACCGCGACATCCTAGCCGATATCGTCGCCGGTTGGCCGATGAAGAAGTCTCTTCCGGTTGAGATTTCCGATCGCATTGACGATAACCCGATATCCGGCCGGTTCGCGTGGCTCATTCTCGTCCTCCTCTGCAAGCTCGACAGCAAGGTGAGCCTCTACAGGGACGTGGCGGTCTCCTACCTCTTCCTGACGAACAACCTCAACTACATCATCGGGAAGGTCCAAAGCTCCAACCTCCGGTTCATCCTCGGCGACATGTGGCTGCAACTGCACACCGAGAAGCTCCGCCAGTACGCCATAAGCTACGTGCAGACGGCGTGGAGCAAGGTGGCGGAGGCCCTGACGGAGTTCCCGGAAGAGCCCGACGCCGAGAGCGGGAGAGAGGCGTTCCGGCGGTTCAGCGCTTCGTTCGAGGAGGCGTACCAGTCGCAGACAGCATCGATCGTGACGGACGACCGGCTCAGGGAAAGCCTGAAGCTGTCGATCGCGCGGATGGTCGTTCCGGCGTACCGCTCCTTCCACGGCCGGTTTAGCGGTTTGCTCATGGAGGAAGAGGGCCAGAGCGTGGTCAGGTACTCGCCGGAAGATCTGGAAAACTACATCTCCGACCTCTTTTACGGGAGCAGTGCCAGCGGCAGCGCAACATCTTCCATCCAATCGCAAGGCTCCTCCCTGTGA
- the LOC116254664 gene encoding probable pectate lyase 4 translates to MGTVHGRPSGSRPPRQSRPAKFSAPVAPNGGSPTPAAEPGFHNHRPDHHHHHHQDHRPGPGMTLPYSQVDASLRALAGQAEGFGRFAVGGLHGAVYHVTSLADDGCGSLREACRRKEPLWIVFEISGIINLSSYLRVSSYKTIDGRGQRIKLTGKGLQLKECEHIIVCNLEFEGGRGPDVDGIQIKPNSRHIWIDRCSLCDYDDGLIDITRASTDITISRCHFFRHDKTMLIGADPSHAFDRCIRVTIHHCFFDGTRQRHPRVRFGKVHLYNNYTRNWGIYAVCASVESQILSQCNIYEGGQKKLAFRYMTEKAVDKDVAQSGCIISEGDLFLSGAEPGLQATMDESSFFKASDMYPPCTIEAPTDALKEVLKLCAGWQAVVRPEDTAVQDFAAQY, encoded by the exons ATGGGCACGGTCCATGGTCGCCCCTCAGGCTCCCGACCTCCTCGTCAGTCTCGACCGGCCAAATTTAGCGCTCCGGTTGCGCCTAACGGAGGTTCCCCGACGCCCGCAGCTGAACCTGGATTTCACAACCACCGGCCggaccaccaccaccaccatcatcaagATCACCGTCCAGGACCAGGCATGACTCTACCTTATTCTCAAGTGGATGCGTCCCTGAGGGCGCTCGCTGGTCAGGCTGAGGGTTTCGGCCGCTTCGCCGTCGGCGGGCTCCATGGAGCTGTCTACCATGTCACCTCCCTCGcgg ATGATGGATGTGGCTCACTTCGTGAGGCATGCCGAAGAAAGGAACCACTATGGATTGTGTTCGAAATTTCTGGCATAATTAACCTTTCATCCTACTTGAGAGTGTCATCCTATAAAACTATTGATGGCCGTGGCCAGAGGATAAAACTAACGGGCAAGGGTTTGCAACTAAAAGAATGTGAACATATCATCGTTTGCAATCTGGAATTTGAAGGTGGAAGAGGGCCAGATGTTGATGGTATTCAGATAAAGCCGAATTCAAGGCATATATGGATAGATCGTTGTAGTTTATGTGACTATGATGATGGATTAATTGATATCACACGGGCAAGCACAGATATTACGATATCAAG ATGTCATTTTTTTCGACATGATAAAACTATGCTTATTGGAGCAGATCCCAGTCATGCTTTTGATAGGTGTATCCGGGTGACGATTCACCATTGCTTTTTTGATGGGACTCGTCAAAGACATCCTCGTGTTCGATTTGGAAAAGTTCATTTATATAATAACTACACTAGAAACTGGGGCATATATGCAGTATGTGCTAGCGTAGAGTCACAG ATTCTTTCTCAGTGCAATATTTATGAAGGAGGACAGAAGAAGCTGGCTTTTAGATATATGACAGAAAAG GCAGTAGACAAGGATGTGGCACAATCTGGCTGCATAATATCTGAAGGGGATCTGTTCCTGTCGGGTGCTGAACCTGGTCTCCAAGCAACTATGGACGAGTCATCTTTCTTCAAAGCCAGTGACATGTACCCACCATGCACAATTGAAGCACCCACTGATGCATTAAAAGAGGTCCTCAAATTGTGTGCAGGATGGCAAGCTGTCGTGCGTCCAGAAGATACTGCTGTGCAGGACTTTGCAGCCCAATATTAA
- the LOC116254276 gene encoding 3-ketoacyl-CoA synthase 12-like, translated as MEELHAAFSLNPTSLLLLLVILFQLCVMILKMYRKRVNQQCYLLDYVCYKPTDDRKLSTELCGEIIQRNKNLGIEDFKFLLKVIVGSGLGEETYGPMDIVQGKDLDMTMLNSGLEEMDAAFNQTLDDLFKRTNVQPADVDILVVNVSMLCTQPSLAARIMKRYKMREDLKVFNLSGMGCSASLISIDLVRNLFKNHDEKLALVVTSECIGPNWYSGSERSMLVANTLFRSGCCSMLLTNRKSYRARSKLRLKVLVRTHRGSSDEAYGCAIQQEDAKGLTGFYLGKWLPKAATEAFVYNLRDLAPRILPVMELARYVLKSYLNKKTDSTQASVDFRVAVDHFCIHPGGSAVINAVGKSLGLSQHDLEPSRMTLHRFGNTSASSLWYVLTYMEAKKRLKTGDTILQISFGSGFKCNSAFWEVVRDLEEKDVWEDCIDKYPPETLVNPFLDRYGWINSPEPGTLSEKKEKEQGH; from the coding sequence ATGGAGGAACTCCATGCTGCCTTCTCCTTGAACCCAACTTCCTTACTTCTCTTACTTgtgattctttttcaattatGTGTGATGATTTTGAAGATGTACAGAAAAAGAGTGAACCAACAGTGCTACCTGCTGGACTACGTCTGTTACAAGCCAACAGACGACAGGAAGCTCAGCACCGAGCTATGTGGGGAGATCATACAGAGGAACAAGAACCTGGGTATTGAAGACTTCAAGTTCCTGCTCAAGGTCATAGTCGGCTCCGGCCTGGGCGAGGAGACCTACGGGCCGATGGACATAGTTCAAGGCAAGGATCTCGACATGACGATGCTGAACTCCGGCCTGGAGGAGATGGACGCTGCCTTCAACCAGACGCTGGACGACCTCTTCAAGCGCACCAACGTCCAGCCGGCCGACGTCGACATACTCGTGGTGAACGTCTCGATGCTGTGTACGCAGCCGTCGCTGGCCGCGAGGATCATGAAACGCTACAAAATGCGGGAGGACCTGAAGGTCTTCAACCTCTCCGGCATGGGCTGCAGCGCCAGCCTCATCTCCATAGACCTGGTGCGCAACCTGTTCAAGAACCACGACGAGAAGCTGGCGCTCGTCGTCACCTCGGAGTGCATCGGACCCAACTGGTATTCCGGCAGCGAGCGGTCGATGCTCGTCGCCAACACCCTCTTCCGGTCCGGCTGTTGCTCCATGCTGCTGACCAACAGGAAGAGCTACCGGGCTCGATCCAAGCTCCGGCTCAAGGTCCTGGTGCGGACCCACCGCGGCTCCAGCGACGAGGCCTACGGCTGCGCCATCCAGCAGGAGGACGCCAAGGGGCTGACGGGGTTTTACCTCGGGAAGTGGCTGCCAAAGGCTGCCACCGAGGCGTTCGTCTACAACCTGAGAGACCTGGCTCCCCGGATACTCCCCGTAATGGAGCTCGCCCGCTACGTCCTCAAGAGCTACCTGAACAAGAAGACGGACTCGACCCAGGCCAGCGTAGACTTCCGGGTGGCCGTCGACCATTTCTGCATCCACCCCGGCGGGTCGGCGGTGATCAACGCCGTGGGCAAGAGCCTGGGGCTGAGCCAGCACGACCTGGAGCCGTCGAGGATGACGCTGCACCGGTTCGGCAACACCTCGGCCAGCAGCCTCTGGTACGTGCTGACTTACATGGAGGCGAAGAAGCGGCTGAAGACCGGCGACACCATCCTGCAGATCAGCTTCGGGTCGGGGTTCAAGTGCAACAGCGCCTTCTGGGAGGTGGTGAGGGACTTGGAGGAGAAGGATGTGTGGGAGGACTGCATTGACAAGTACCCACCGGAGACGCTGGTGAACCCTTTCCTGGACAGGTATGGATGGATCAA